Proteins encoded together in one Pantoea sp. CCBC3-3-1 window:
- a CDS encoding antiterminator Q family protein, with protein MRNIKRLLEMWGGWAATEQSGVSYSHIAAGFRGLITSAPSNRPICSDNDGMILDSCISRLKIDHPEEHALLVAHYHYRISLRSIARRRHCADGTIRKDLQTAEGFVEGVLSALDIELECENN; from the coding sequence ATGCGCAACATTAAACGTTTACTGGAAATGTGGGGCGGCTGGGCGGCGACAGAACAGAGCGGTGTCAGTTATTCTCACATCGCGGCTGGCTTTCGGGGTTTAATCACTTCAGCGCCTTCCAATCGACCCATCTGTAGTGATAACGACGGCATGATCCTCGACAGCTGCATCAGCAGATTGAAGATTGATCATCCGGAAGAACATGCGTTACTGGTTGCCCATTATCATTATCGAATTTCACTCCGTTCGATTGCCCGCCGACGACATTGTGCTGACGGCACCATTCGAAAAGATCTGCAAACAGCGGAAGGATTTGTCGAAGGGGTGCTGAGCGCGCTGGATATTGAGCTTGAATGTGAAAATAATTAA